A window of Candidatus Hydrogenedentota bacterium contains these coding sequences:
- a CDS encoding zf-HC2 domain-containing protein, with protein MECRNIRRALPALLDGDLRPDPAREVQRHVDACAACAAELESLRAFLAETGRALAYRGAPLEFEALRARMAAVDPLDEIVRFKLPNLRVPGAAPRFITAMILLAIMAGVPYAFRHTRQVYAAVRCPFEMQQRTLDAALDEDRFPGDPLDYTASLDTMPDREGDA; from the coding sequence ATGGAATGCCGCAACATACGCCGCGCCCTGCCAGCCCTGCTGGATGGCGACCTGCGTCCGGATCCCGCCCGGGAGGTCCAGCGACACGTGGACGCCTGCGCCGCCTGCGCCGCCGAACTCGAATCCCTGCGGGCCTTCCTCGCCGAAACCGGCCGCGCCCTGGCCTACCGAGGCGCCCCGCTCGAGTTCGAGGCCCTGCGCGCACGCATGGCCGCCGTGGATCCCCTCGACGAAATCGTGCGATTCAAGCTGCCCAACCTCCGCGTGCCGGGAGCCGCGCCACGATTCATCACCGCAATGATCCTGCTCGCCATCATGGCAGGCGTGCCCTATGCCTTCCGCCACACCCGCCAGGTATACGCCGCCGTACGCTGTCCCTTCGAAATGCAACAGCGCACCCTCGACGCCGCCCTGGACGAGGACCGATTTCCGGGCGATCCCCTTGATTACACCGCGTCTCTGGATACAATGCCGGACCGCGAGGGCGATGCCTGA
- a CDS encoding DUF4914 family protein, translating into MNLESFLARASLPAALERVLREAPSVAVACSVEELEDLACGSPENQQAVVSYDLPDGSRFDEVDVARVRNGVSANYREPYMRRRDSECMLVADRNPSDKPHFSGRYDFEFSDLKQETFSWLARQDLAVFAFTMGQPDFGADALAICPANAGFFAFGLGLLQGVVDLERLDRQLNPASIIYVAPPFRHTHFGGKQIVVHDRGDIHEIFSYNLYPGPSAKKGVYGALIELGEQEGWVTAHCSSVQVVTPYDNTVTFMHEGASGGGKSEMLQQPHRLPDGRLLLGRNTLTGERRYLEIPRTCDLYPVCDDMALCHPSIQKDQGLLSVADAENGWFVRVDHIKEYGTDPDLEHLTIHPKKSQLFLNIDAVPGGTALIWDHIQDEPGKACPNPRVVIPRSVVPNAVDGDVQINIRSFGVRTPPCTQDNPTYGILGLFHVLPPALAWLWRLVAPRGHANPSIVDTGGMSSEGVGSYWPFSTGKKVAQANLLLRQFQNAPATRYVLIPNQNIGAWETGFMPQWLVRDYLARRGHARFNSDQIVPARCPLLGYALQTMRIEGSTIPRWFLQVDTQPEVGPGAYDAGAKILTAFFHEQLSKFVQPDLDPLGREIIDCCMSGGKVEDYKALMAGKDASVTAGLY; encoded by the coding sequence ATGAATCTTGAATCCTTTCTGGCGCGGGCGAGCCTGCCCGCGGCGCTGGAGCGAGTTCTCCGCGAGGCCCCGTCCGTGGCTGTGGCGTGCAGCGTTGAGGAACTGGAGGACCTGGCCTGCGGCTCCCCTGAAAACCAGCAGGCGGTTGTCTCGTACGACCTGCCCGACGGCAGCCGGTTCGACGAGGTGGATGTGGCTCGGGTGCGGAACGGTGTGAGCGCCAATTATCGGGAACCGTACATGCGCCGCCGTGATTCCGAATGCATGCTGGTGGCGGATCGCAACCCGTCGGACAAGCCGCATTTCAGTGGCCGCTACGATTTCGAGTTCAGCGATCTGAAACAGGAAACCTTCTCCTGGCTGGCCCGCCAGGACCTGGCCGTGTTCGCCTTCACCATGGGGCAACCCGATTTCGGGGCCGATGCCCTGGCGATTTGCCCCGCCAATGCGGGCTTCTTCGCGTTTGGCCTGGGGCTGCTTCAGGGGGTGGTGGATCTGGAGCGGCTGGATCGGCAACTGAATCCGGCCTCGATCATTTATGTGGCGCCGCCGTTCCGGCATACGCACTTCGGCGGCAAGCAGATTGTGGTGCATGATCGCGGCGACATTCACGAAATCTTCTCGTACAACCTGTATCCGGGACCGAGCGCGAAGAAGGGCGTTTACGGGGCGCTGATCGAGCTGGGAGAGCAGGAGGGCTGGGTGACGGCGCACTGTTCCTCGGTGCAGGTGGTGACGCCATATGACAATACGGTCACGTTTATGCACGAGGGAGCGAGCGGCGGGGGGAAGAGCGAAATGCTGCAACAGCCGCACCGGCTGCCGGATGGCCGCCTGCTGCTCGGTAGAAACACGCTGACGGGCGAGCGGCGGTATCTGGAAATTCCGCGGACGTGCGACCTTTACCCGGTTTGTGACGACATGGCGCTGTGCCACCCCTCGATCCAGAAGGATCAGGGTTTGCTTTCGGTGGCGGACGCGGAGAACGGGTGGTTCGTGCGCGTGGATCACATCAAGGAGTACGGGACGGACCCGGATCTTGAACATTTGACGATCCACCCGAAGAAGTCGCAGCTGTTTTTGAATATCGATGCGGTTCCGGGGGGAACGGCGCTGATCTGGGATCATATCCAGGACGAGCCGGGCAAGGCGTGTCCGAACCCACGGGTGGTGATACCACGGAGTGTGGTGCCGAACGCGGTCGATGGGGATGTGCAGATCAATATCCGATCTTTCGGCGTACGCACGCCGCCGTGCACGCAGGATAATCCGACGTATGGCATCCTGGGGCTTTTTCACGTGCTTCCGCCGGCGCTCGCGTGGCTCTGGCGGCTGGTGGCCCCGCGCGGGCACGCCAACCCGAGTATCGTGGACACGGGGGGCATGAGCAGCGAGGGCGTGGGCAGTTACTGGCCGTTTTCCACGGGGAAGAAGGTGGCGCAGGCGAACCTGCTGCTGCGGCAGTTCCAGAACGCGCCCGCGACGCGCTACGTGCTGATTCCGAATCAGAATATTGGCGCGTGGGAGACGGGTTTCATGCCGCAGTGGCTCGTGCGCGACTATCTGGCGCGGCGTGGGCACGCGCGGTTCAACTCGGACCAGATCGTGCCGGCGCGCTGCCCATTGCTCGGGTATGCGCTGCAGACGATGCGTATCGAGGGGAGCACGATACCGCGGTGGTTCCTGCAAGTGGACACGCAGCCGGAAGTGGGCCCGGGCGCTTACGACGCCGGGGCGAAGATCCTGACGGCGTTCTTCCACGAGCAGTTGAGTAAGTTTGTGCAGCCGGACTTGGATCCGCTGGGCCGGGAGATCATCGACTGCTGCATGTCCGGCGGGAAGGTGGAGGATTACAAGGCGCTGATGGCGGGCAAAGACGCATCGGTCACGGCCGGTTTGTATTAA
- a CDS encoding sialate O-acetylesterase produces the protein MSRNFHALTLAAVALGFALCAAARADLWMPSVFGSNMVLQQNQKNPIWGKGAPGTTLTISFAGEEQQVTVGQDGRWHAALKPVKASYAAHDLRVAHGAVSLYFDNILVGEVWVGSGQSNMQWSVQQSGNPEAEIAAANYPNIRLFHVTRKTADTPQEDCEGTWQVCTPETIPGFSAVAYYFGRELHTQLDVPVGLIHTSWGGTPSESWTSAETVAAVPAFAPITERWKKIVADWPQTQAAYDKQLAEWQAKKDRGEATDQDKPRPPMGPDHPHRISSLYNAMIHPIVPFGIKGAIWYQGESNAGRAYQYNTIFPAMIQDWRAKWDQGDFPFYFVQLANFYPRKEEPAPESPWAELRFAQFLTLNLPNTGMASAIDIGEAGDIHPKNKQEVGRRLALWALNKDYFQRGVTPSGPLYKSHEIKDGKVIIHFNYAEGLHARYGDEGGFTIAGEDQNFVWANAMIQGNTVVVSSPDVPDPKAVRYGWADNPVSTIYNAAGLPASPFRTDNWPWITAAAE, from the coding sequence ATGAGCAGGAACTTTCACGCACTGACCCTGGCCGCCGTGGCGCTCGGTTTCGCGCTGTGCGCCGCCGCCCGAGCCGACCTCTGGATGCCCAGCGTTTTCGGAAGCAACATGGTCCTCCAGCAGAACCAGAAGAACCCCATCTGGGGCAAGGGCGCCCCCGGAACGACGCTCACCATCTCCTTTGCCGGCGAAGAGCAGCAGGTCACCGTCGGCCAGGACGGGCGCTGGCACGCCGCCCTCAAGCCCGTCAAGGCCAGCTACGCCGCCCACGACCTCCGCGTCGCCCACGGAGCCGTATCGCTCTATTTCGACAACATCCTCGTCGGTGAAGTCTGGGTCGGCTCCGGACAGTCCAACATGCAATGGTCCGTCCAGCAATCGGGCAACCCGGAAGCCGAGATCGCCGCCGCGAACTACCCGAACATCCGCCTCTTCCACGTGACTCGGAAGACCGCCGATACCCCCCAGGAAGACTGCGAGGGGACGTGGCAGGTCTGCACGCCCGAAACCATCCCCGGCTTCTCCGCCGTCGCCTACTACTTCGGACGCGAGTTGCATACCCAACTCGACGTGCCCGTCGGACTGATCCATACCTCCTGGGGCGGCACGCCCTCCGAATCCTGGACCAGCGCCGAGACCGTGGCTGCCGTGCCCGCCTTCGCCCCCATCACCGAGCGCTGGAAGAAAATCGTCGCCGATTGGCCCCAGACCCAGGCCGCCTACGATAAACAGCTCGCCGAGTGGCAGGCCAAAAAAGATCGCGGCGAAGCCACCGACCAGGACAAGCCGCGCCCGCCCATGGGCCCCGATCACCCGCACCGCATCTCCAGCCTCTACAACGCCATGATCCACCCCATCGTGCCCTTCGGCATCAAGGGAGCCATCTGGTACCAGGGCGAGTCCAATGCCGGCCGCGCCTACCAGTACAACACCATCTTCCCCGCCATGATCCAGGACTGGCGCGCAAAATGGGATCAGGGCGATTTTCCCTTCTACTTCGTACAGCTCGCCAACTTCTACCCCCGCAAGGAGGAGCCCGCGCCCGAAAGCCCCTGGGCCGAGCTGCGCTTCGCGCAATTCCTCACCCTCAACCTGCCCAACACCGGCATGGCCAGCGCCATCGATATCGGCGAAGCCGGCGACATCCACCCGAAAAACAAGCAGGAAGTCGGTCGCCGACTCGCCCTCTGGGCGCTCAACAAGGACTACTTCCAGCGCGGCGTAACCCCCTCCGGCCCGCTCTACAAGTCCCACGAGATTAAGGACGGCAAGGTCATCATCCACTTCAATTACGCCGAGGGCCTCCACGCCCGCTACGGCGACGAAGGCGGATTCACCATCGCCGGCGAAGACCAGAACTTCGTCTGGGCCAACGCCATGATCCAGGGGAACACCGTCGTCGTATCCTCCCCCGACGTGCCCGATCCAAAGGCCGTCCGCTACGGCTGGGCCGACAACCCCGTATCCACCATCTACAACGCCGCCGGCCTACCCGCCAGCCCCTTCCGCACCGACAACTGGCCCTGGATCACCGCCGCCGCCGAATAA
- a CDS encoding sulfatase-like hydrolase/transferase, protein MKRLTRQISALTPLMFALLLALRCEAVPPERPNIVLIMTDNHGAWTLGSYGNTDIQTPHLDRMALEGVRFSRAFANNAVCSPTRATYLTGLMPSQHGVHKYIDTKVMMGPEAYSTLAEFATLPQILSENGYTCGLSGKWHLGANMTPQEGFSFWVTKPEGHTTDFVNQAIIENGAVTTLAEHQTPYWTRRGIEFIEANRDRPFFLFLAYNGPYGLGSSALTPPINEFATVYAEEALPSFTRDTPHPWLHNNRQMLNNVTSARKYASEVSAVDAGVGELLSALKRLGLDERTLVIFTADQGLAGGQSGFWGMGDHTRPLTAFDWTMHVPLIARHPGSIPAGGVVDNLVSNYDLLPSVLDYVGLSDEQAADPPSPGRSYTPLLRGKQVDWTNEVYYEFENVRAIRTDTWKYIERLGDPAVELYHLESDPGERLNLQGDAAHEEIQAELQQRLHAFFAAHSEPEWDLWNGGDAKGGLLLGKRPYGE, encoded by the coding sequence ATGAAACGCCTCACACGCCAAATTTCCGCCTTGACGCCGCTGATGTTTGCCCTGCTTCTCGCGTTGCGGTGCGAGGCCGTCCCGCCGGAGCGCCCGAATATCGTGCTCATTATGACGGACAATCATGGGGCGTGGACGCTGGGCAGCTACGGCAACACCGACATCCAGACGCCCCACCTGGATCGGATGGCGCTTGAAGGAGTGCGTTTTTCGCGCGCCTTTGCCAACAACGCGGTGTGCTCGCCGACGCGCGCCACGTATCTGACGGGACTCATGCCGAGCCAGCACGGGGTCCACAAGTACATCGACACGAAGGTCATGATGGGCCCCGAGGCGTATTCGACGCTGGCCGAGTTCGCCACGCTGCCGCAGATTCTGAGCGAGAACGGCTATACCTGCGGGCTGAGCGGGAAATGGCACCTGGGCGCCAACATGACGCCGCAGGAGGGGTTTAGCTTCTGGGTCACGAAGCCGGAGGGGCACACGACGGACTTTGTGAATCAGGCGATCATCGAGAATGGAGCCGTCACAACGCTCGCGGAACACCAGACGCCTTACTGGACGCGCCGGGGCATTGAGTTCATCGAGGCGAATCGCGACCGCCCCTTCTTCCTGTTTCTCGCCTACAACGGCCCGTATGGTCTGGGGAGCAGCGCGCTGACGCCGCCTATCAACGAGTTCGCGACGGTGTACGCGGAGGAAGCGCTGCCTTCGTTCACGCGGGATACGCCGCACCCCTGGCTGCACAACAATCGACAGATGCTGAACAATGTAACTTCCGCGCGCAAGTACGCCTCGGAAGTCAGCGCGGTGGACGCGGGCGTCGGCGAGCTTCTATCGGCACTGAAACGGCTCGGGCTGGATGAGCGGACGCTCGTCATCTTCACGGCGGATCAGGGGCTTGCGGGCGGACAGAGCGGCTTCTGGGGCATGGGCGATCACACGCGGCCCCTCACGGCCTTTGACTGGACGATGCACGTGCCGCTGATCGCGCGGCATCCCGGATCGATCCCGGCGGGAGGCGTGGTGGACAACCTGGTCAGCAATTACGATTTGTTGCCTTCGGTGTTGGATTACGTGGGGCTTTCGGACGAACAGGCGGCGGATCCGCCTTCTCCCGGGCGAAGCTATACGCCACTGCTGCGCGGCAAGCAGGTCGACTGGACGAACGAAGTTTACTATGAGTTTGAGAACGTGCGGGCAATCCGGACGGATACGTGGAAGTACATTGAGCGCCTGGGCGATCCGGCGGTAGAGCTGTACCACCTCGAAAGCGATCCGGGGGAACGGCTCAACCTGCAGGGAGACGCCGCACACGAGGAGATTCAGGCCGAATTGCAGCAGCGCCTTCACGCGTTCTTCGCGGCGCATTCCGAACCGGAGTGGGATCTCTGGAACGGCGGCGACGCCAAGGGCGGACTGTTGCTGGGAAAGCGCCCATACGGCGAATAA
- the tgt gene encoding tRNA guanosine(34) transglycosylase Tgt, whose translation MTFTLEARDPQCAARAGRLVLPHGEVQTPVFMPVGTQATVKALSQEDLRLIGARIILGNAYHLYLRPGTDTLEQAGGIHGFMNWDRPVLTDSGGFQVFSLGALNKITPDGVTFQSHLDGSRHLFTPEKAVDVQISIGADIMMCFDDCTAFPVTREKAEASMRMTHGWAIRCRARWEAREANSRQALFGIVQGSVYEDLRRESAQGLVDLDFPGYAIGGVSVGESKEEMVQAVDWAAPCLPEDKPRYLMGVGPPEDVLNAIERGVDMFDCVMPTRNARNGSLFTSAGKVNIKNARYARDFGPLDPACACPVCRVYTRAYLHHLYRAGEILSLRLNTLHNLFFMLQLADSAREAIRNGRFLDFKRSFLLAYST comes from the coding sequence ATGACCTTTACCCTCGAGGCCCGCGATCCCCAGTGCGCCGCGCGCGCAGGACGCCTCGTACTCCCGCACGGTGAAGTCCAGACCCCCGTATTCATGCCCGTCGGCACCCAGGCCACCGTTAAGGCCCTGTCGCAGGAAGACTTGCGCCTCATCGGCGCCCGCATCATCCTCGGCAACGCCTACCACCTCTACCTGCGCCCGGGAACCGATACCCTCGAACAGGCGGGCGGTATTCACGGGTTCATGAACTGGGATCGGCCGGTCCTGACCGATTCCGGCGGCTTCCAGGTGTTCAGCCTCGGCGCCCTCAACAAGATCACGCCCGATGGCGTCACCTTCCAGAGCCATCTCGACGGTTCGCGCCACCTCTTCACGCCCGAAAAGGCCGTCGACGTCCAGATCAGCATCGGCGCCGATATCATGATGTGCTTCGACGACTGCACCGCCTTCCCCGTCACCCGCGAAAAGGCCGAAGCCTCCATGCGGATGACGCACGGCTGGGCCATCCGCTGCCGCGCCCGGTGGGAAGCCCGCGAAGCCAATTCGCGCCAGGCCCTCTTCGGGATCGTCCAGGGCAGCGTCTACGAAGACCTCCGCCGCGAAAGCGCCCAGGGGCTCGTCGATCTCGATTTCCCCGGCTACGCCATCGGCGGCGTCAGCGTGGGGGAGAGCAAGGAAGAGATGGTCCAGGCCGTCGACTGGGCCGCCCCCTGCCTCCCCGAAGACAAGCCGCGCTACCTCATGGGCGTCGGGCCGCCCGAGGACGTCCTCAACGCCATCGAGCGCGGCGTCGACATGTTCGATTGCGTCATGCCCACCCGCAACGCGCGCAACGGCAGCCTCTTCACCAGCGCCGGCAAGGTCAACATCAAGAACGCCCGCTACGCCCGCGATTTCGGCCCCCTCGACCCCGCCTGTGCGTGTCCCGTTTGCCGCGTCTACACCCGCGCCTACCTCCACCATTTGTACCGCGCGGGAGAGATTTTGTCGTTGCGGCTGAATACTTTACACAACCTTTTCTTTATGTTACAATTGGCCGATTCCGCGCGTGAAGCCATCCGGAACGGCAGGTTTCTGGACTTCAAGCGCTCTTTTCTTCTAGCCTATTCCACCTGA
- the katG gene encoding catalase/peroxidase HPI: protein MRAGWLAALAAGCLAFPFGSAVAAEGAAAEGEAAKCPVTGQMATPARHTAAGSLSNADWWPNQLNLDILHQNSAKSNPLGEDFDYAEEFKKLDLDALKKDLTALMTDSQDWWPADFGHYGPLFIRMAWHSAGTYRVADGRGGASDGTQRFAPLNSWPDNANLDKARRLLWPIKQKYGNKISWADLMVLTGNVALESMGFQTAGFAGGREDVWEAQKDVYWGPESEWLGDKRYSGERDLENPLAAVQMGLIYVNPEGPNGEPDPLKAAIDIRETFARMAMNDEETVALIAGGHTFGKAHGAGPASHVGPEPEAAGIEEQGLGWKNTFGKGNAEDTITSGLEGAWTSAPARWSHMFLSNLYAYEWELVKSPAGAWQWTPKNGAGDGTVPDAHDPSKSHAPIMFTTDLALRMDPIYGPISKRFHENPNEFKEAFAKAWFKLTHRDMGPVSRYLGPEVPKETELWQDPVPAVDHKLIDAKDIASLKKKILDSGLTTQQLVSTAWASASTFRGSDMRGGANGARVRLAPQKDWEVNQPAELAKVLGVLENIQADFNAAQSGGKKVSLADLIVLGGCAAVEDAAKKAGHDIQVPFTPGRTDASQETTDVASFAVLEPAADGFRNYVGKSYDRPAPELLVDKAQLLDLTAPEMTALVGGMRVLDANFQNAKHGVFTDKPGTLSNDFFVNLLDLNTEWRKAEGAAGVYEGVDRASGSVKWTGTDVDLVFGSNSQLRAIAEVYGSVEGRQKFVADFVAAWTKIMHLDRFDLTA, encoded by the coding sequence ATGCGCGCGGGATGGCTTGCGGCGCTGGCGGCGGGCTGTCTGGCGTTCCCGTTCGGGAGCGCTGTGGCGGCGGAGGGCGCGGCGGCGGAAGGGGAGGCGGCGAAGTGTCCGGTGACGGGCCAGATGGCGACGCCGGCGCGGCACACGGCGGCGGGCAGCCTCTCGAACGCGGACTGGTGGCCGAACCAGTTGAATCTGGATATTCTTCACCAGAATTCGGCGAAGAGCAATCCGCTGGGCGAGGACTTCGATTACGCGGAGGAGTTCAAGAAATTGGACCTGGATGCGTTGAAGAAGGATCTGACGGCGCTGATGACGGATTCGCAGGACTGGTGGCCGGCGGACTTTGGGCATTACGGGCCGCTGTTTATCCGGATGGCGTGGCACAGCGCGGGCACCTATCGCGTGGCGGACGGGCGGGGTGGCGCTTCGGACGGTACCCAGCGTTTTGCGCCGCTGAACAGCTGGCCGGACAATGCGAACCTGGACAAGGCGCGGCGCCTGCTGTGGCCGATCAAGCAGAAGTACGGGAACAAGATTTCCTGGGCGGACTTGATGGTGCTTACGGGCAATGTGGCGCTGGAGTCGATGGGGTTCCAGACCGCCGGGTTTGCGGGCGGCCGCGAGGATGTGTGGGAGGCGCAGAAGGACGTGTATTGGGGCCCGGAAAGCGAGTGGCTTGGCGACAAGCGGTATTCCGGTGAACGTGACCTTGAGAATCCGCTTGCGGCGGTGCAGATGGGTCTGATCTACGTGAATCCGGAGGGGCCGAATGGCGAGCCTGATCCGCTGAAGGCGGCGATCGACATCCGCGAGACTTTTGCGCGCATGGCCATGAATGACGAGGAGACGGTGGCGCTGATCGCGGGAGGGCATACGTTCGGGAAGGCGCACGGCGCGGGGCCGGCGAGCCATGTGGGCCCGGAGCCGGAGGCGGCGGGGATTGAGGAGCAGGGCCTGGGCTGGAAGAATACGTTTGGCAAGGGCAATGCGGAGGACACGATCACGAGCGGCCTGGAAGGGGCGTGGACGAGCGCTCCGGCGCGGTGGTCGCACATGTTCCTTTCGAATCTTTACGCGTACGAGTGGGAGCTGGTGAAGAGCCCGGCGGGCGCGTGGCAGTGGACGCCGAAGAACGGCGCGGGCGACGGCACGGTGCCGGACGCGCACGATCCTTCGAAGTCGCATGCGCCGATCATGTTTACGACGGATCTGGCGCTGCGGATGGACCCGATTTACGGCCCGATCTCGAAGCGCTTCCACGAGAACCCGAATGAGTTCAAGGAGGCGTTCGCGAAGGCCTGGTTCAAGCTCACGCACCGCGACATGGGCCCGGTTTCGCGCTATCTTGGGCCGGAGGTTCCGAAGGAAACGGAGCTTTGGCAGGATCCGGTTCCGGCGGTGGACCACAAGCTGATCGATGCGAAGGACATCGCCTCGCTGAAGAAGAAGATTCTGGATTCGGGCCTTACGACGCAGCAGCTTGTTTCGACGGCGTGGGCTTCGGCGTCGACCTTCCGCGGTTCGGACATGCGCGGCGGCGCGAACGGCGCCCGCGTTCGGCTGGCTCCGCAGAAGGACTGGGAAGTGAACCAGCCGGCGGAACTGGCGAAGGTGCTGGGCGTGCTGGAGAATATCCAGGCGGACTTCAACGCGGCGCAGTCGGGCGGCAAGAAAGTCTCTCTTGCCGACCTGATCGTGCTGGGCGGTTGCGCGGCCGTGGAAGACGCGGCGAAGAAGGCGGGCCACGACATCCAGGTTCCGTTTACGCCCGGGCGCACGGACGCTTCTCAGGAAACGACCGATGTAGCGTCCTTTGCCGTGCTTGAACCGGCGGCGGATGGCTTCCGTAACTATGTGGGTAAGTCGTATGATCGTCCGGCTCCGGAATTGCTGGTGGACAAGGCGCAGTTGCTTGACCTGACGGCGCCGGAGATGACGGCGCTGGTGGGCGGTATGCGTGTGCTGGACGCGAACTTCCAGAATGCGAAGCACGGCGTGTTCACGGACAAGCCGGGGACGCTGTCGAACGATTTCTTCGTAAACCTGCTTGACCTGAACACGGAATGGCGGAAGGCCGAAGGGGCCGCGGGCGTCTACGAAGGCGTGGACCGCGCGTCCGGAAGCGTGAAGTGGACGGGCACGGATGTGGACCTGGTCTTTGGTTCGAATTCGCAGCTTCGGGCTATCGCGGAAGTGTATGGCAGCGTGGAAGGCCGGCAGAAGTTCGTGGCGGACTTCGTGGCGGCGTGGACGAAGATCATGCACCTGGATCGCTTCGATCTGACGGCCTGA
- the yajC gene encoding preprotein translocase subunit YajC, translating into MGMLPFLMAVILIMYFLTIRPQQKRDRERRDMLDALAKGDEVVTVGGICGKVVGISDADVVLRVDDEVKIKFIRSSISHVIKDKQDGK; encoded by the coding sequence ATGGGAATGTTGCCATTCCTCATGGCCGTCATCCTCATCATGTATTTCCTCACGATCCGGCCCCAGCAAAAGCGCGACCGCGAACGCCGCGATATGCTCGACGCCCTCGCCAAAGGCGATGAAGTCGTCACCGTTGGCGGTATCTGCGGGAAAGTCGTCGGAATCTCGGATGCTGATGTCGTTCTGCGGGTCGACGATGAGGTAAAGATCAAATTCATCCGCAGTTCCATTTCGCATGTGATCAAGGACAAGCAAGACGGGAAATAA
- a CDS encoding sigma-70 family RNA polymerase sigma factor codes for MDPEETTNDIVLMMRVRTGDASAFEVLFNRYQRPLLSFFYGLSHNPSHARDLSQETFLRVWKIRRRYQASGTFPAYLFAIARMIWLEYCRQQQKTWRLGARQGEEALNTLAAGCDACPETRASRLELRDQIHAALDELPEEQRIVFVLRSIEGLSLEDIANILDCPVNTVRSRKILAVKKLRYLLASWMESDPKPDSASAAGAGRNGRREARRT; via the coding sequence ATGGATCCCGAAGAAACAACAAACGACATCGTACTCATGATGCGCGTGCGAACGGGCGACGCGTCCGCCTTTGAAGTGCTGTTCAACCGCTACCAGCGCCCGCTACTGAGCTTCTTCTACGGCTTGTCTCACAACCCCAGCCACGCCAGGGACCTGTCGCAGGAGACCTTTCTGCGCGTCTGGAAGATTCGCAGGCGTTACCAGGCCTCCGGAACATTCCCGGCGTACCTGTTCGCCATCGCGCGCATGATCTGGCTGGAATACTGCCGGCAACAGCAAAAAACCTGGCGCCTCGGCGCGCGCCAGGGCGAAGAAGCCCTCAACACCCTCGCCGCCGGATGCGACGCCTGCCCGGAAACACGCGCGTCCCGCCTGGAGCTCCGCGACCAGATTCACGCCGCGCTCGACGAGCTGCCCGAGGAGCAGCGCATCGTGTTCGTCCTGCGCTCGATCGAAGGCCTCTCCCTGGAGGATATCGCAAATATTCTGGACTGCCCGGTAAACACCGTCCGCTCCCGCAAAATCCTGGCCGTGAAAAAGCTCCGCTATCTGCTGGCGTCGTGGATGGAGAGCGACCCGAAACCGGATAGCGCCAGCGCGGCCGGGGCCGGTCGGAACGGGCGCCGCGAAGCCCGGAGAACATAA